A single region of the Vicia villosa cultivar HV-30 ecotype Madison, WI linkage group LG4, Vvil1.0, whole genome shotgun sequence genome encodes:
- the LOC131599375 gene encoding uncharacterized protein LOC131599375: MKEIVDLSIQVFRSQRDAQVSRTKSNNITWIEVQCPIQRNSSDCGYFVLRFMKEIIQANQLEIPPTYLDEFRAAGYSKLKLEEIKEELCQFYIKQFFMQI, encoded by the exons atgaaggaaatcgttgattt atcaatacaagtattccgtagtcaacgggacgcacaggtatcccggactaaatcaaacaacatcacctggatcgaagtgcag tgtccgatacagcgtaacagttcagactgcggatactttgtattgaggtttatgaaagaaatcattcaggcgaatcaattagagattcctcccacg taccttgacgaattccgtgctgctgggtactcgaagctaaagttagaagaaatcaaagaggaattgtgtcaattttatattaagcaatttttcatgcagatttga